The Oryzias latipes chromosome 8, ASM223467v1 genomic interval gAAGCAGTTACAAAACAGTATTTCTAATCGTGTAGTGTGTGCAAATGTTTTAAGAACAGTTTCCTCGGTGGTTTTTTTATGTCACCTTTAGACTAGTGCATTAAGACTGTGAACAAACATAGACTACTAACAGgactgcaaacacaaaaagccttttcGAAACATAACGATTTACAGGATATTAAAaccaacaagaaaacaaaaaaatctaaacattagAAAGAAATTCCCTTACGTGGAAATTCGGTAGCAGATGGTTAAGACGATTTTCTTTAGCAAAATGCGTGTTTGATTTAATTCATCACTTCCTGAAACTCGGTCTCTGAATAGCCAATCACACGTTTTGTTGCatcgcaatgcattgtgggcaATGAAGTCTAGCAAGTGGTATCGGCTGGTACAGGttaaagagaaaaggaaaaggacAAATCACTTCACGAGTCTTTGATATAGTGATTTAATATAACTGAGTAATgctaagttaacatttaaaaagctcCATATCTGCTCAttcacttttttaattgtttctcaTTGAAATTCCACCGCCCCTCCACTAGGTGGAGACACCGTTCTTTTTAATTGAGTGGCATAGTGGGAGAGGAGAGGACTTCACGCGAGTCTTGTCATGCATGCTCCCTCCGTTTCACTGTAGTACTCTGTGGTAGCACTATACATAAACTATTAACTTCAAATTGTATTCCTGCTAACTCGCTTGTGTGGTTCTCGTGTGTCACAGAGGTCACGTAAAAATGTCGTCGGCGTTTTCTTTCCAGGCACAGCTAGTGTCCATCATGGACGCTTTATCCAAAACAGCTGTAACAGAAATTAGCAAACTGGTGGAGATCGAATCGAAAATGCTGAAAATAGAGATCTCTCGAGGACGAAACGAGATTGCCTCCCTCACTGAGAAACTGCAGCTGATGGAGAAGTTGCTCCACATGGCGCAAGGGAACAACATAAAGGAGGTGGTGTTGTTACCGACAGCAGTAAGGGACCTTCCATGTTTGGCCTCCAATAGCACAAAACCAGTTACAAAAAGGTAGGATTGTGACGATTCATTGGTTTGCATCTCTGTACTGTAATTTTGATTAGATCTCGATCATTAAATGTGCTGTCTTTTCCCTCCctgacaattttttaaaaagtatggCGGATCCCAGTGAAACtgtaggggaaaaaagaagttcttcCCCTGTGATGATACAACGTTTGTTTCACAGTGAAGagcaaacagcaactgaagTAAGTGTTGGATCATTAAGAATTAACATTATGCTTTATTATTCTGCAGTTAACTGAAcataaatattgtattttttctcctttacaAAAGTCAGAGAAAGAACTACCCAAACTGAGAGTGATAAAGGAGGAGCCACCAGATTTGGATAACAGTTACACTGATCAGAACCAAACTGCTGTAAACGGTGTGTATTACCCTCAGTAATCTAACTAGATTTTGAATTGTGCATGATGGACAAAGTAATACAAAACACAAGCTCTGCATATTATTAAGGTAGATCCTTAAATGGATTCAGAAAACACTATTATTGTTGCCCCATCCtaatgtttatttgatttttgccATAAAACTAATATACCAAGAAGGATTAAACCTTCAGCATCATCACATATAAATGTCATCACCGTAGTTTGTAAATTactttttgaccaaatttgAATTAACTTTTGATATGTTCATTTGCTTTCAACAGGAGTGGAAGCTTTTACAGACATCCAAAAGAGTCCAGATGTGAGGCAGAATCCCAAACCCACTGCAGAACACCACCAACCGGTTTTTACCAGTGACCTTGTGACTCTAAGCCAGCAGTCTCTCCCAAAACCATGGAGCAGTGAAACCCATTGGAGTTCACAATTTCCAGCAGCAAAGACTAATCCAGGGGAAAGTGCAGCTCAAAATGTTCCAGTTCAAAGTGTTGCTTCTCAAAGCATTAATGTTCTAAGGAATACAAAACTTCACAATTACCGGAACTCGGTTGCAAAGCGGTTTGGGTGCTTGCACTGTGGTAAGAGTTTCAGATGTTTCAGTCAGCTTGAAATCCACCAGAGAAgccacacaggagaaaagccatTCAGATGCACCTTGTGTGGAAAGCGGTATGCCCAAAAAGGGCATCTGTACACACACCAGCGCACACACACTGGTGAGAAGCCTTATCGCTGTTTGGTTTGTGGAAAGGGCTTCATTCAGAAATGTACCCTTGATATGCATCAGCGCACTCACACTGGGgaaaaaccttttgtttgtgGCAAGTGTGGCAAAGGTTTTACAAAGAATTGTAATTTAAAGAAACATCTCTCAGTTCATTTAGATCCTTGTTTGAATTTCTATGAGAATGCATTGAGTGGAGAATTCCTTAATGGAACTTCTTAAAATCAGAAATCGCCAGTAACTTAACATTTTAGTTTGATTCAAAGATcttgtgaaaaataaagttacTATTGCCTCGTGTTTGAGTTCATGCGACTTTGTTTTGCTGTTAATATGTTCAATGCAGTTTGAGTACATGCTTGTGTGACTTTCCATGGTTCCGGGGAATCATTTTAGCCACTTTTTAGTGTGGCAAAAACATGATCCTAGGTTTTAACCAGGAGATTTTTATGCAAGTCAATTGCAGTGACTTACACAATATGCATGTTGTTGGGATTACATGAATTCGGAtcttcccactccctttcaatgAATTagtcaaaaacataaacataatagAGGTGGAATTATGTAAGAATGCTTCCTCCCGCTCCCTTTCAAGCATTCAATGAAACTACTTGACAAAGTTCATATTTAATTAATGCAGTGGGTCATGTATGCATTATACGTCCAATTAAGAGTAATTAAAATGGCATAGTTTGCCTGCAAAtgcattgatgtgtttttttcacttttagttttaattgtttgaaataaaccgaTTCCAATGCCACAATAAATTCTGAAAGACAATTATAAATTTTAGATCATTATATGCTAACTTAAAGTCATGttttccagaaaaaagaaaacctctcTCATTATGACTTTCAATAAACTTATCTATTAATACAAAGATTATTTGCTCAAATTCCTATTAGTACactaataaacttttttttttactgcaaccAAGCAACTAGCAACAGTAAAGTTTACCTTGAAGGATAGTAAGTTGCTCTTATCTTGGACTAAATACACTGAAAATGATTTTATGATAGATTTGGTGTGTTTTGTTACTCTTCCAAAAGTGTGAAAGGAAAATGCATCAATCATTCAACACCTCTACACAcagatttattacttttttaaattaaaaaacacaatttactaATAATTTCAGTGGTAAAGTTGCAGAGTAATAAGTATAGTTTAAGAAAATattatctttcattttttccccttttctggTGCTGTGTTTTGCTTCTCTGTGTTTTCTGGTTGGCTGTAATAAGGATTCATTTTTCTTGCTTTCATGAGTGTTATATAAAATtagtaaaacaaataatattttctAATGAAGGATGTTTGATGAGGTTTCTTCTCTCTCCCCTACAGTGCCTAATAACTTTGGCCAGGAACAGCAGAATCTCTGAACAGAGGTTGACAAACATTCATTCTGTCTTGTGGTAGTGTCCGCCGAGAGtttggaaggttgtgagttcaaattcAGGGTCAAGTCATACAAAAGACTCTAAAAACAGGACCCAATGGCTGTTTGACACTCTACATTAAGAGGTTGTatttggggggttaaaccaccgaATGTTTCTCGAGCACAGCTCACCGCTCTCTCAGGGGATGGAACAAATTTCAAACATgaggtgtgtgacagctaatgggactttaactttaacttgtTTACCTTATTGCTTGATACAATATGAGTATATTTAGTGCAGTAGCCGCTTTGTTAtcactgagaaaaacaaaagtgttatAATCATCTTACCGTGATCAGGGTCAAGGAGTTGTGGGGTGCTGGTACATGGAGAAAGCCTCCTCTTTTTCCTAGCAGTCACCCCTGTATTGCATTGTAACTTTCTCTTTCTGAATATGGCCCCATCATCTACAGCTGAAGATGACAGTTCTCGGACCACAGCGTTGAAAGGCTCTgggaaaaaaagtaacacaACATTGAGGATTGTTAGGACACACAAGCTTGAAAATAGCTTCACTTAAGGGTCGTTTGGATCAAAACAACAGGTGGAGATGCAGAGTTACATCTATAACCTGATTGTGGCATCTCTGCAGGGCTAGGTGGCTGAGCATCACATAGCTGGGattgaggagcagcagctccagctGTCCTCTCTCCTCCTCCGTCTGCTGGTGATGGTGAGGTGATCCAACGGTAGTTGTTTTTGTGGTAATACACCGAAGTGGGGGAGACTCGTCTCAAGACATCGACCATtgctggccaaccctggtcctcaaaaGCCACAACCCTGCCTGTCTTCCAGTCCTCCCTAACCAGCTGGGCACACAAACATGTATTCTCTTATGAATaagttatatatttaaaatataattacatttcagaACCCATTCTATAATGACAAATCacgatttattttaaagtaatccTTAAAAACAGCCTTTTAAAGGCcacaataatatttttaaatgttaagaaAGATATTGTCAAGGGTATTTGTATAGTGAATTAATTCAGTTACGTTGTTTGATTGAAAAAACACTTCTATAAATTCCTCTTAtttgtcaaattagatatttttcTAATCTTATTTTGATACACAATCATCAGaggactttttgaaaatgaaatgtcaaataccatttctTTATCGTTTTAATGAAGTGTCAGAatgagcagtgttgaagaagaaataaaaaataaataaattatgagACACATATGTTTGCATAAATAACATACTTCTAATAAGAAAATGATGATCTGTTTAATGAACTTCGCATCCATACATGGTTTTAAGCGCCCCCCTCTCCCCTCTGTTTACAATGTTGCCCCCTCGCGTTCGCCCGAAACGGTTGTGAGCGAGGATGCAGTTTCCCAGAAGCCCTTTCGGCACAGCTGTACCCACATATCTGAACAAAATCGCGGCCGTTTCTGTTGGGTTTTGAGCTAAACAGCCACACAAATACTGAGCTTCTTTGGAAAGATGATGTGCGACACCACCAACCGGAGCTTCCGAACGCAGCTCGCCGTGATTCTGGACAAGTTAACGAAGGCGGCTTTGGTTGAAATCAGCAATCTGGCGGATGAATGCTCTTCCGTCCTTCGCACCGAGATTTCCCTGCACAAGACGGAGAACGAGGCTCTGAAGAAGAGATGTTACTCACTGGAAGTGCAGCTCAGTGCCGCAAGGGAGGCGCAGACCTACCCTGCAGACGCCAACAGCGGTGTCAGCTGCAGGCAACCTACAGGTCTGAAGCTGGGGAGGATCCCCAGGCTGCCACACCACAGCTTCTGTTTACAGCCTCCAGTTACTGTTAAATAGAGAGGTCTATGGGTGTatgcatttgtctttgtttacatttcataTGGCTGACTTGTTATTTCTAGATCAGCAGCACTGTGCTCCAGCCATTGAAGGAGTGTTTGGGAAAGACTGGTGCATGGACCTCTGGAGAGAAGAAAGGCTTCCACCTCAAAGAAGACCACCTATGGATGTTGGTCTTATGGCAGGCACAGACCCACAGGTCAGGCTATGGGTTTATATCTGGATTCAAGTCACACTGTGCAGAAATGTTGTATTTATAGCTTCTTTTCTATGTAGGCAATTGACATGATGGCAAGGGAGCCCGACCTCATCTTTGTCAAGGAGGAAACATATGATGATCATCCTATCAGTCAACAGCTGAGGCACACTGGGTGCAGAAAAAGTGAGTTCTTATTGTAATCAAACAAAAGTCCGTTTTTAAAGTtcgatcaccttttgatctattttagaagcattcccagtggtcttttatttatgattttgctgttttttaccaaaaaaaccctacaaactgtcattttctaggacgcagtttctgcagagcggtgagagttcattaaaaatttgtctctgaattttgggtgggactgttgccgCAGAGTAAACCTGCCCTCATTTTtctatcatccctttgtttaaacgctctcctgctagcttgcagtccctcacaaccccagtgTGATATTGGAAGAATAGAGCGGAACCTGCCTACTGTAGAACCTACGTATAACTGCAAGCCTTTTTAAACGAGCTTAATTCACCACAATTAGAATAAGAAAATACcatcaaaaacagaattttcattagagtgggtttttaaagtcCTGATGCCGATTTATGTGGATGCATTTATTTTCATCCTGCAGTTGCGGGCATGTGCGAAGATGACGGCATGCTTCATAGAGCTGTCACCGAAATGCAGCTTTCCTCCGGAGAACAAACCAACTTCCCCATGACATCTGAAAGTCAGATGCAACAACGCACCCAGGCACCAATCATAGACAAGCTACTCGACGATGCAACAATGAGCACGCTGGTTGACCACCACAATCTACCCTCAGCCACCCTGGAACACTCGGACTACACAAACAGCATCCACATGAACTCAACCAAAGAGTTCACTCTACAGCCGAAACCTCTGAAAACAACAAAGCGCTTTGAGTGTTTGTTCTGTGGAAAAATCTTCAACTACCTGAGTAGTCTGAAAGTCCACATTAGGCGACACTCTGGTGAAAAGCCTTTCAGCTGCTCTGTGTGTGGGAAACGCTTTGCTCAAAAGACGTACCTAAAATTGCACCAGCGTGTGCATTCTGGGGAAAAGCCTTACAGCTGCCCCAGCTGCGGCAAaagtttttcacagaaaagctCTCTTAACATCCACCTTCGAACACACACTGGTGAAAAACCTTACAGCTGTGTGGACTGTGGCAAATGTTATGCTTATAAATACGGTTTGAATCATCACCAATGCTTCAATTGGCTGGTCAAACCAGAGGCATTTGAAAGAGGTGGCGTTGGTCTTGATCAGAGCAGTTCAGCATGTGCCAACATAACTATTTAAACTTTgatacaaatgaaataaaaaaacaacaacatccatTTGAAATTCAACCTTGTCAATAGAAAATTGCATAAAGCACCACTTTCTCCTAAAACCACACTTTGCTATGGGAGACAGGGCTTTCAAATGGTCTTTCTATAGAATGACCTTTCATTCTACCTAAATCTAACGATTACAAACTCTGTTAAAGGGCCTTTATCATGCTATTCGTAAGCCTTTCAGAGCAAAccatatatatatgataatatattacctttggcacattaaagaacataaaaaaaagttattttcacaattttattttCCTATCCAGAAGTAAGAAGGCTTCAATctctgttttttgtgaggaatgaagactataatacacttaaaagctcaaaaaaattgattgtgcatgatataggccctttaaacattattttaaaggaattaacttgttttttaagaaatgtctatctttttattttgtctttaaattgtTACACTGCCGATTGGATCTTTTATACCATTGTAGCAGTTTTGAGATTTCTTTATAATggaaaatgcattataaagttaTATTCACTAGGCTTCATTTAAACAATTTACCACACCTCTAGCAATTAGAACATGTAAAGAAATTAAATATCAATGCAAACTCGTTACCTCCATGTCATCCATGCATGCCAATATACCTCATatcttaaaacacaaaaggcctgtcttgaaaaatgccaaaaataatTCCTCTGGGAAGGTAATCCACAGTTTGCACACAAGTAgcataaacctttaaaactacctcttggaaaaagaaaaagaagttttttcttcattggcCTGGTGTTgacattgattttctttttcagaagccatatgttttgttttgcattcaaatgaaattaaatgtttgtgttacaTTCTATTTATATTAGGTCATGGCAAAATTATTGTAGTCTAAATGGTGTTGCTGTTTGAATAAACATTTATGGTTACCTCATAAGCTGTGTGGGTAGCAAGCATTTTTATTCATAACATTTAATGTATCCTATTTATAAATTAAGTGaaaatatttcaacaattttaTAAGTCGTATTAAAAGTCAAGTTTTCAACATCCAAGTCTGCAATTTTCTGTTAATGAAAGTTTTCGTCTTCATCGTAATCTTCACAGTCTGAAGTATTTCAGCATATGGCCATGGTATTTTTCATTATAATAGTTCAACTAACACTGTAAATAATCGTTTGTAATGTTATTAATGCTTTTATACTTCTCTCATATATTTATTCCATTTTCTGTTACATATGATTATGTTTCTATTAAAAGATGGAGTCCCAGTCCCAGTGACCAAGAAAAATATGATTTCAAAGGAGGCACGCATAAAACGGAAGCTTTTATTAAACACGGGAACCTATTTtgatggtaaaaataaaagcatctagGTGGGGTTCAGTTTCTTGCTCGAGGCCACTGCACCACCGTATTTTCACAAAATTGAAAGCACAATACAGTAAATAGTTACAACATGACAGCAGCAGTTAACAGTACTGTAATGAAGCTCCACATCCACTGTTTTTAAATGCCTTCAGTATTTCTGTCATCCACAATCTCACGATGAAAGTATGACATTAAATGATTGTTAAGGCTCACCTTTTGAGTGAAAGTTCTTCCACATTTATCGCACCTGAATGGTCTTTCCCTGGCGTGGAAGCGCAGATGGCAATTCAGGTTGCCTTTCTGCGTAAAAGTTTTTTCACAAAATCTGCACCTGTGAGGGTTTTCTCCAGTGTGGACTACATAATGAACCCTGAGATCTGACGGGTGGTTAAACGTCTTCCCGCACACTTTGCAACACTTGCTGCTTGTTTGAGAGAAGGCGGCAGCACACAACTGTGAGAGTCCAGCTTCATTTGTTGAGGAAAATGCTGCTTGCAAATATTGCAGAAGTTAGATTTATGTGACTTCATGTGGCGAGTAAGAGTTCCCATGTGAAAGAAGGTTCTGAAACATATTTTACAAGGAAACTTGTCTGCATTTGTCTTGGTGGTTTCTACACACAGCACACCAGCATCATCATTGGTCGTAACGTTTTCAGCGCTGTTGATATCTAAGGGCAGCTGGTTGTCGTTATTGAGTGCAGCAGAAGTGTTTTTTGCTGGTTCTTGCTGCGTTTCTTGAACAAACTGGACATCGTCGTCATCTTCTTCTTCAACTGGAATGATGTGAACGCTGAAGGTCTCTTCTGTATTGTTGAAGAGCAATAACTGCACAGCTGCTTCTTCAGGACCAACTGCAACCAGCTCTCTGTTTTGGTCAAATGATAAGCCGCCATTGCTGTCATCCACGGAAAGCTGTTGTGGTTCCTCAGCTATGTCTTGCTTATGTTCTGTtggaaaaaaggtaaaaatgtaaatactcaGACAGTAGCTCATGCCACTAATTGTTTCATGTCCCTCTCCGCCCTCGCCTAACCTTCAGTGGTGTCCATCTGCTGCGGAAAGTCGGCGGCAACATTTTGCACGTAATCCCCTGCTTTGTTCTCATGTCTGGTAATGTGATCATCCCCCAATGCTGCAGACTGGAAaaatgacacacaaaaaagggaaatgtaTTTTTGGAAGACTaacaatgcattttaatttgaCACAAGAGTGAAACAAACCAGATTAGCTGTCAACCTGTGATGGAATCcaaaattggattttttaataaaaaataaaatagttaatTAAGTGTCTGAATTTttcttaataataaaaaatgactgagatattttattatttgcagtgttttaattatgaataattTGTTTTGATATTGCAGGTGTGGTACTTTTAAACAATACTATCATAAATTA includes:
- the LOC101161156 gene encoding zinc finger protein 32, which encodes MSSAFSFQAQLVSIMDALSKTAVTEISKLVEIESKMLKIEISRGRNEIASLTEKLQLMEKLLHMAQGNNIKEVVLLPTAVRDLPCLASNSTKPVTKSMADPSETVGEKRSSSPVMIQRLFHSEEQTATESEKELPKLRVIKEEPPDLDNSYTDQNQTAVNGVEAFTDIQKSPDVRQNPKPTAEHHQPVFTSDLVTLSQQSLPKPWSSETHWSSQFPAAKTNPGESAAQNVPVQSVASQSINVLRNTKLHNYRNSVAKRFGCLHCGKSFRCFSQLEIHQRSHTGEKPFRCTLCGKRYAQKGHLYTHQRTHTGEKPYRCLVCGKGFIQKCTLDMHQRTHTGEKPFVCGKCGKGFTKNCNLKKHLSVHLDPCLNFYENALSGEFLNGTS
- the LOC101164895 gene encoding zinc finger protein 157, whose protein sequence is MMCDTTNRSFRTQLAVILDKLTKAALVEISNLADECSSVLRTEISLHKTENEALKKRCYSLEVQLSAAREAQTYPADANSGVSCRQPTDQQHCAPAIEGVFGKDWCMDLWREERLPPQRRPPMDVGLMAGTDPQAIDMMAREPDLIFVKEETYDDHPISQQLRHTGCRKIAGMCEDDGMLHRAVTEMQLSSGEQTNFPMTSESQMQQRTQAPIIDKLLDDATMSTLVDHHNLPSATLEHSDYTNSIHMNSTKEFTLQPKPLKTTKRFECLFCGKIFNYLSSLKVHIRRHSGEKPFSCSVCGKRFAQKTYLKLHQRVHSGEKPYSCPSCGKSFSQKSSLNIHLRTHTGEKPYSCVDCGKCYAYKYGLNHHQCFNWLVKPEAFERGGVGLDQSSSACANITI
- the LOC101161639 gene encoding transcriptional repressor CTCFL, with the translated sequence MELSRLLSTNSALAEKSAALGDDHITRHENKAGDYVQNVAADFPQQMDTTEEHKQDIAEEPQQLSVDDSNGGLSFDQNRELVAVGPEEAAVQLLLFNNTEETFSVHIIPVEEEDDDDVQFVQETQQEPAKNTSAALNNDNQLPLDINSAENVTTNDDAGVLCVETTKTNADKFPCKICFRTFFHMGTLTRHMKSHKSNFCNICKQHFPQQMKLDSHSCVLPPSLKQAASVAKCAGRRLTTRQISGFIM